A single region of the Deltaproteobacteria bacterium genome encodes:
- the rpmE gene encoding 50S ribosomal protein L31: protein MKADIHPTVHQVKVSCVCGHTIETISTTKELTVAVCSHCHPFYTGKQKLLDTAGRVERFQKRYSKKKG from the coding sequence ATGAAGGCTGATATTCACCCAACGGTTCACCAGGTCAAAGTCTCCTGTGTCTGCGGACATACGATTGAAACGATCTCCACAACCAAGGAGCTGACGGTTGCCGTTTGTTCACACTGTCACCCTTTCTATACCGGCAAGCAAAAACTGCTCGACACGGCGGGGCGTGTAGAGCGGTTTCAAAAGAGATACAGCAAGAAAAAAGGCTAA
- a CDS encoding carotenoid biosynthesis protein, whose protein sequence is MKGELVLSGVPVWDSISYVFMAYASFEMAHHIMRAGGTSGSSDSTETRTARSVEYCRRVPTGQDPPKHWQSLVLSATLMTLLDIVTDPLAVRGDQWFLGKIFYYEHPGIYFGVPFSNFAGWFFVGLIIFSLFAAVEKKLPLTASPLRISALGPLFYLSIMLFNLAITFWIRQWSLGLSSSLIFLGVILLGRKSFGRRMQ, encoded by the coding sequence ATGAAAGGGGAGCTCGTGCTCTCCGGTGTACCGGTCTGGGATTCCATTTCATATGTGTTCATGGCGTATGCAAGCTTTGAGATGGCTCATCACATAATGAGGGCGGGTGGCACGTCGGGTTCCTCCGACAGCACGGAGACGCGAACGGCTAGGAGCGTTGAGTACTGTCGGAGGGTTCCGACGGGACAGGACCCGCCCAAGCATTGGCAATCTCTGGTACTATCTGCCACACTTATGACCCTTCTCGACATCGTCACCGACCCACTGGCTGTTCGGGGAGACCAATGGTTTTTGGGAAAAATTTTTTACTACGAGCATCCCGGAATTTATTTTGGCGTCCCCTTTTCCAATTTTGCGGGATGGTTTTTCGTGGGATTAATTATTTTCAGCCTTTTTGCAGCGGTAGAGAAAAAGTTGCCTTTAACCGCCTCCCCTCTTCGCATCTCCGCTCTCGGACCTCTTTTTTATCTCTCCATCATGCTCTTCAACCTTGCCATCACCTTTTGGATCAGGCAGTGGTCGCTTGGTCTCTCCAGCTCACTTATCTTCTTAGGGGTCATTCTTCTTGGCAGGAAGAGCTTCGGGCGCCGAATGCAATGA
- a CDS encoding nodulation protein NfeD has protein sequence MKSFTSLLLLLATLFSPALTAESNKISIITLDDKIINPIAAEYIQESIDRAEKEGYQALVIQLDTPGGLLSSTRQIVKRILNAEVPVIVYVAPSGSRAGSAGVFITLASHIAVMAPSTNIGAAHPVEFGESPQKKDESFKELLKDLRKEKEKSKDQEKQEPSPIVGRPSGGQGEGQGEGIKSPMEEKILNDTVAWVSTIAETRGRNVEWAIRAVKQSISDGEEAALKEGVIDFIAKDLDELLSRVDGQEVKLAGGKTIFLRTVGSEKIVTEMNARQRFLDVLINPNIAYILMMLGFYGLLFEITHPGSWFPGVAGLICIILAFYAFHTLPTNYAGLALIILAMILFFAEIFVTSYGLLGVAGVVCLLLGSLFLVNSTAEFMKLSLSLVIPVVLSTGAIFFFLLSLAVRSQRRRSSSGVEGMIGLVGEMQEEGKVLVNGELWDTITKDLLTKGSKVKIVKTDGMKLHVSKS, from the coding sequence GTGAAATCGTTCACGTCACTCCTCTTGTTATTGGCCACTCTTTTTTCTCCCGCTTTGACAGCGGAAAGCAACAAGATTTCTATCATCACCTTAGATGACAAGATCATCAATCCGATTGCGGCAGAGTATATTCAGGAATCGATTGATCGTGCGGAAAAAGAGGGGTACCAGGCGCTCGTTATACAGTTGGACACACCGGGCGGTCTCCTCTCATCGACACGTCAGATTGTAAAAAGGATTCTGAATGCCGAGGTTCCCGTTATTGTTTATGTCGCCCCATCCGGTTCGCGGGCTGGTTCGGCTGGTGTGTTTATTACACTTGCCTCGCACATTGCGGTGATGGCCCCCTCGACCAACATTGGGGCCGCCCACCCGGTGGAGTTTGGTGAGAGCCCTCAAAAGAAGGATGAATCGTTCAAGGAGCTTTTAAAGGATCTTCGAAAAGAGAAGGAGAAGAGTAAGGATCAAGAGAAACAGGAACCTTCTCCCATTGTGGGCCGGCCTTCCGGAGGCCAAGGAGAGGGTCAGGGTGAGGGGATTAAGAGTCCGATGGAGGAGAAAATATTGAACGACACAGTTGCCTGGGTCAGCACTATTGCGGAGACGCGAGGCAGAAATGTGGAATGGGCTATTCGTGCCGTGAAGCAGAGTATCTCAGATGGTGAGGAGGCGGCTTTGAAAGAGGGGGTTATTGATTTTATTGCCAAGGATCTGGATGAACTCCTCTCCAGAGTGGACGGTCAAGAGGTTAAACTAGCCGGCGGAAAAACAATTTTTCTGCGCACAGTTGGGAGTGAAAAGATTGTCACGGAGATGAATGCCCGACAGCGGTTTCTGGATGTCCTCATCAATCCGAATATTGCCTATATTCTCATGATGCTCGGTTTCTATGGCCTTCTCTTTGAGATTACCCATCCCGGTTCCTGGTTTCCCGGAGTTGCCGGTCTTATCTGTATTATTCTGGCGTTCTATGCCTTTCATACCTTGCCGACGAACTACGCAGGTCTTGCGCTTATCATTCTTGCGATGATCCTGTTTTTTGCCGAAATCTTTGTGACAAGTTATGGCCTGCTTGGTGTTGCGGGAGTTGTCTGTCTCCTTTTGGGCTCCCTCTTTCTGGTCAATTCAACGGCCGAGTTCATGAAGTTGTCCCTTTCACTCGTCATTCCCGTTGTTCTCTCGACGGGGGCGATCTTCTTTTTTCTGTTAAGCCTTGCCGTTCGTTCCCAACGCCGAAGAAGCTCATCAGGCGTAGAGGGAATGATCGGACTTGTGGGCGAGATGCAAGAGGAGGGGAAGGTTTTGGTGAATGGGGAGCTATGGGATACGATCACAAAAGATCTCTTGACGAAGGGAAGCAAGGTAAAGATTGTAAAAACGGACGGCATGAAACTGCACGTCTCAAAATCCTAA
- a CDS encoding slipin family protein codes for MTPLSIAVLFVVLYLFSSVKILREYERGVIFRLGRMLPAPKGPGIVFVFAPIDRIVRVSLRVITLDIPPQDTITRDNVSIKVNAVVYFRVIEPNKAIVAVEDFLYATSQMSQTTLRSVIGQGDLDTLLGEREKVNLRIQEILDRQTDPWGVKVTTVEVKHIDLPQEMQRAMAKQAEAERERRAKVIRAEGEYQSAEKLVGAAKMMGDHPMSLQMRYLQTLVEVASEKNSTTIFPIPIDLFEPFLKKRS; via the coding sequence ATGACACCCCTGTCGATCGCAGTCCTGTTTGTCGTGCTGTATCTCTTCAGCTCGGTGAAGATTCTTCGTGAGTACGAACGAGGGGTCATCTTTCGGTTGGGACGGATGTTGCCAGCCCCCAAGGGACCCGGAATTGTCTTTGTCTTTGCGCCGATTGATCGGATTGTAAGGGTTTCCCTTCGTGTGATCACCCTCGATATCCCTCCCCAAGATACCATTACGCGCGACAACGTCTCGATCAAGGTGAATGCCGTTGTTTATTTTCGTGTGATTGAACCGAACAAGGCGATTGTGGCGGTTGAAGATTTTCTCTATGCCACCTCTCAGATGTCCCAAACCACGCTTCGTAGTGTGATCGGTCAGGGGGATCTTGATACCTTGTTGGGAGAGAGGGAGAAGGTCAATCTTCGGATACAGGAGATCTTGGATCGTCAGACCGATCCCTGGGGTGTCAAGGTGACGACGGTGGAAGTGAAACATATCGATCTTCCCCAGGAGATGCAGCGGGCGATGGCCAAACAGGCCGAGGCGGAAAGGGAACGTCGTGCTAAAGTGATTCGCGCCGAGGGTGAGTATCAGTCGGCTGAAAAACTGGTGGGGGCTGCCAAGATGATGGGGGATCACCCGATGAGTTTGCAGATGAGGTATTTACAAACCCTTGTTGAGGTCGCCTCCGAGAAGAACTCGACGACAATCTTTCCGATCCCGATTGATCTGTTTGAACCATTTTTGAAAAAGAGGTCCTAA
- a CDS encoding PIN domain-containing protein, producing MLAVIDTSVLVAATVHHHIHEQASDRLLQQVYRKKLNAAIATHTIAEYYSTLTSYPGSPHLSPADVLQMLGNNIFPFFEVIDLTHKDYQNALQRVRDLNLRSGAIYDALIYQAALKKKIPTLYTWDLSDFSRLGGK from the coding sequence GTGTTGGCGGTTATTGACACATCTGTTCTCGTCGCAGCAACGGTTCATCATCATATTCATGAACAGGCCTCAGATCGACTTCTTCAACAGGTTTACCGTAAGAAATTAAACGCTGCTATTGCGACACATACCATCGCAGAATATTACTCTACCTTGACCTCTTATCCTGGCTCACCTCACCTCTCTCCTGCTGATGTTCTACAGATGCTCGGCAACAACATCTTTCCTTTTTTCGAAGTGATCGATTTAACTCATAAGGATTATCAAAACGCCCTGCAGAGAGTCAGAGACCTCAATTTAAGAAGTGGGGCGATTTACGACGCCCTCATCTATCAAGCAGCACTTAAGAAAAAAATCCCTACCCTCTACACATGGGATCTCTCGGACTTCAGTCGACTTGGAGGCAAATGA
- a CDS encoding AbrB/MazE/SpoVT family DNA-binding domain-containing protein: protein MASERLQIPIDKAGRVVLPKGIRDRLGLNAGTEFEVIEEPDRIILKPVPDRPKIIKENGWLKVEFKELPKETIRETIERIREERNKRVGGY, encoded by the coding sequence ATGGCCTCTGAACGACTTCAAATACCGATCGACAAGGCAGGACGGGTCGTTCTCCCCAAGGGGATCCGGGACCGTCTTGGACTCAATGCCGGGACTGAGTTTGAGGTAATCGAGGAACCGGATCGGATTATATTGAAACCTGTTCCTGACAGGCCAAAAATCATCAAAGAGAACGGATGGCTTAAGGTAGAGTTTAAAGAGCTTCCAAAGGAAACAATCCGAGAGACCATAGAAAGGATACGGGAGGAGAGAAATAAACGTGTTGGCGGTTATTGA
- a CDS encoding response regulator, protein MEDLSSHFGRPPRVLIADDNVANVELIRMQLKSSGYELDCAYDGQQTLDKVSSFKPDIILLDLMMPVMTGYEVCQTLKSDKELRFIPIIIVTALQEMDDKLKAIELGADDFLIKPFNRLELATRIRSLLRMKSLYDDLERSENILVSLAQAIEAKDLYTRGHSERVARYSRQMAISLGLSEREQNQIWRGGLMHDIGKIGIREEILHKPGPLTSEEMEHVRTHPLKGYEICCKLKSITASLPVIKNHHERFDGEGHPDRMGGEKIPLFARISAIADSYDAMTTNRPYRKAMRSEEALAVLDKEKNWGQWDPTLVTEFIKVLRNGVL, encoded by the coding sequence ATGGAAGATCTTTCATCCCATTTCGGCCGGCCGCCTCGTGTCCTCATCGCGGATGACAACGTCGCCAACGTCGAGCTGATCCGGATGCAGCTCAAGAGCTCGGGCTATGAACTCGACTGCGCCTACGACGGCCAGCAGACGCTCGACAAGGTCTCTTCCTTCAAACCGGATATTATCCTGCTCGATCTCATGATGCCGGTTATGACGGGTTACGAGGTCTGTCAGACCCTCAAATCAGACAAGGAGCTCCGCTTCATCCCGATCATTATTGTAACCGCTCTGCAGGAGATGGACGACAAGCTCAAGGCGATCGAGCTGGGGGCCGATGACTTTCTCATCAAGCCGTTTAACCGTCTTGAACTCGCGACACGGATCCGCTCTCTCCTCCGGATGAAGTCGCTCTATGACGATCTGGAAAGGAGCGAAAACATCCTTGTCTCCCTTGCGCAGGCAATTGAGGCAAAAGACCTGTACACGCGGGGCCATTCGGAGAGGGTCGCCCGCTATTCACGGCAAATGGCGATCTCGCTCGGCCTCTCCGAACGGGAGCAAAACCAGATCTGGCGCGGCGGCCTCATGCATGACATCGGCAAGATTGGAATCCGCGAGGAGATCCTTCACAAGCCCGGTCCTCTAACCTCCGAAGAGATGGAGCATGTGAGAACTCATCCGCTTAAAGGATATGAGATCTGCTGCAAGTTGAAATCGATCACCGCCTCACTCCCTGTTATCAAAAACCACCATGAACGGTTCGATGGGGAGGGGCATCCTGACAGGATGGGCGGAGAGAAGATCCCTCTCTTTGCCAGGATCTCAGCGATTGCCGACAGCTACGATGCGATGACGACGAATCGCCCCTATCGCAAGGCGATGAGATCCGAAGAGGCATTGGCGGTCCTCGACAAGGAGAAAAACTGGGGGCAGTGGGACCCTACTCTGGTTACAGAATTTATTAAGGTGCTCCGCAACGGGGTTCTTTGA
- a CDS encoding endonuclease III domain-containing protein: protein MRAPLIDYFKTALEKLGPQHWWPGETPFEVCVGAILTQNTNWGNVEKAINNLKSASVLEPRKLYGLPPLRLAELIRPAGYFNIKTKRLRSFLKFLLEEYEGDLDRMFQENTETLREKLLSVKGIGPETCDSILLYAGQKPVFVVDAYTKRIFVRHQLLSEEDDYFSIQEYFADHLSGYGGAPLGAPLNGVQQAGPLQLFNEFHALIVNIGKNWCKSREPDCENCPWKTFLPL from the coding sequence ATGAGAGCGCCGCTTATTGATTACTTCAAAACGGCCCTCGAAAAACTCGGTCCTCAGCACTGGTGGCCGGGGGAGACCCCGTTTGAGGTCTGCGTCGGGGCGATCCTCACCCAGAATACCAATTGGGGAAATGTTGAGAAGGCGATCAACAATCTCAAATCGGCCAGTGTTCTTGAACCCAGAAAGCTTTATGGTCTTCCTCCTTTGAGATTGGCGGAGCTGATCCGTCCTGCCGGCTATTTTAACATCAAGACAAAGCGCCTCCGCTCCTTCCTGAAATTCCTGCTCGAAGAGTATGAGGGGGATTTGGATCGGATGTTTCAGGAAAATACCGAAACCTTGCGGGAGAAGCTGCTCTCGGTAAAAGGAATCGGTCCGGAGACCTGTGATTCGATCCTCCTTTATGCCGGCCAGAAACCGGTTTTTGTCGTTGATGCCTACACCAAGAGGATCTTTGTTCGGCATCAACTTCTCTCCGAGGAGGATGATTATTTTTCGATTCAAGAATATTTTGCGGATCACCTTTCCGGTTACGGAGGGGCGCCCCTTGGTGCTCCATTAAATGGGGTCCAGCAAGCAGGACCCCTACAATTATTCAACGAATTTCACGCCCTCATCGTCAACATCGGCAAAAACTGGTGCAAATCACGGGAACCGGATTGTGAAAACTGTCCGTGGAAGACTTTTTTACCGTTGTAG
- a CDS encoding insulinase family protein, producing the protein MEKPLTATLPNGLRIVLLERHDAPIVSWNVWANVGSVNETDETAGICHLIEHMIFKGTSKRPVGQIAREVEAAGGDMNAYTSFDETVFYINMPSRTMSVGLDVLADATSDPTFDEAELTREKEVVVEEISRAEDNPSQMVGEKLFQTAYAVHPYRRPIAGNRETVRGISRNYLKDFYHQWYVGPNLIFIGVGDFRGAEVLKKLESLLGKIRFQNPPAQQIPLDPPQTSPRLSLYGMNIEGHYMDLAMPIPQFTHEDVPALDLLGQVLGGGASSRLEQRLKEKEGLVSAINAYPYTPRYPGLLTIGCLLRNKQPEKVLQVVWEEVDRIRQEGIRPVELVRAKENLKSSRIYEKQTVDRLARKLGFFSGIAGDLDYEEPYYQKIASLKNDDLLKVAEQYLQPERMNLSLCHPKGEPWGKLEKTLSSLGRYSPKKKSRPSSEVRSFRLSSGVRLFVRENHSLPLVSIRSVSLGGLRAEKSGNNGISHLASLLLTKGTESRIAQEIAEESENISGHFDGFSSSNLFGIGSLFLTEKLTEGINLFCDLLLHPSFPPEEIQKEKEVIYTAIRNREDSLPSVAIRHFLSHLYPKHPYGLPLLGTKKSVQGIRREELIRFYQKTIHPKNIVLAISGDVDAEELNERLDQKFKKRFDPYHPLQILKTRCPPSPLENIIKRKEKFQAHVVYGFLGTTVKNRERYSLDMLSAILSGQGGRLFLELRDKQGLAYTVSFQAQEGVEEGYLMFYIGCDPQKLDLSLQGMEKELEKITTHPPTPEEMERAKRYLIGNYEMELQKNSTVASLIASNEILGIGWKEMHRYPQEIEKVTAEAVLAVAKKYIRKQNSVLSIVRP; encoded by the coding sequence ATGGAAAAACCGCTCACAGCGACTCTCCCGAATGGACTTCGCATTGTTTTACTGGAGCGACATGATGCCCCGATCGTCTCCTGGAATGTCTGGGCCAACGTTGGGAGCGTCAATGAAACCGATGAAACGGCCGGCATCTGTCATTTGATCGAACATATGATCTTCAAGGGAACCTCCAAACGTCCCGTTGGCCAGATCGCACGTGAGGTGGAGGCGGCCGGTGGCGACATGAATGCCTATACCAGCTTTGATGAAACGGTCTTCTATATCAATATGCCTTCCCGAACGATGTCTGTCGGACTTGATGTCTTGGCCGATGCCACCTCCGATCCGACCTTTGATGAGGCCGAGCTGACCCGCGAAAAAGAGGTGGTGGTTGAGGAGATTTCCCGCGCGGAGGATAACCCCTCTCAGATGGTCGGAGAGAAACTGTTTCAAACCGCCTACGCCGTTCATCCGTACCGCCGCCCGATTGCGGGAAACCGGGAGACGGTCCGGGGGATCTCCCGCAATTATCTCAAAGATTTTTACCATCAATGGTATGTCGGCCCCAATCTGATCTTCATCGGTGTCGGGGATTTTCGTGGAGCAGAAGTCTTGAAAAAACTGGAATCTCTCTTGGGCAAAATCCGTTTTCAAAATCCCCCAGCCCAACAGATTCCCCTCGACCCCCCACAAACCTCCCCCAGGTTGTCGCTTTACGGGATGAATATTGAAGGTCATTACATGGATCTTGCCATGCCGATTCCGCAATTCACCCATGAGGATGTGCCGGCCCTTGATCTGCTTGGGCAGGTTCTGGGAGGCGGAGCTAGTTCCCGCCTGGAACAGCGGCTCAAAGAGAAAGAGGGACTCGTCTCTGCTATCAACGCCTATCCCTACACCCCTCGTTATCCCGGTCTTCTGACCATTGGCTGTCTTCTTCGTAACAAGCAACCGGAGAAGGTCCTGCAAGTCGTTTGGGAGGAGGTTGACCGGATTCGGCAGGAGGGGATCCGGCCGGTCGAGCTCGTGCGGGCAAAAGAAAACCTTAAAAGTAGCCGGATCTATGAGAAACAGACCGTCGACCGCCTTGCCAGAAAACTTGGTTTCTTCTCCGGAATCGCCGGAGATCTTGACTATGAGGAGCCCTATTACCAGAAAATCGCCTCTCTTAAGAATGATGATCTCCTGAAAGTGGCAGAACAATACCTTCAACCCGAAAGGATGAATCTCTCCCTCTGTCACCCCAAGGGGGAGCCGTGGGGCAAACTGGAGAAGACTCTTTCATCCCTCGGCCGGTATTCACCCAAGAAAAAATCAAGACCCTCCTCCGAGGTTCGCTCATTCCGGCTTTCATCGGGTGTTCGTCTTTTTGTACGTGAAAACCATTCCCTGCCGCTCGTATCGATCCGAAGCGTCTCACTCGGGGGACTCCGTGCGGAAAAAAGTGGAAATAACGGCATCTCCCATCTCGCCTCTCTTTTGCTGACCAAGGGGACGGAGAGTCGAATCGCCCAGGAGATTGCGGAAGAGTCTGAAAATATCTCCGGCCATTTTGATGGCTTCTCCAGCAGCAACCTCTTTGGAATCGGCTCTCTTTTTCTGACGGAAAAATTGACGGAAGGAATCAATCTCTTCTGCGACCTCCTGCTTCACCCCTCCTTTCCCCCTGAAGAGATCCAGAAGGAGAAAGAGGTCATTTATACCGCCATCCGAAACCGTGAGGATTCACTCCCCTCTGTTGCAATTCGACATTTTCTCTCTCATCTCTATCCTAAACATCCCTACGGCCTCCCCCTCCTGGGTACAAAAAAATCGGTTCAGGGGATTCGACGGGAGGAGTTGATCCGTTTTTATCAGAAGACGATCCACCCCAAAAATATTGTGTTGGCCATTTCAGGGGATGTCGACGCCGAAGAGTTGAACGAACGACTGGACCAGAAGTTTAAGAAGAGATTTGACCCCTACCACCCTCTTCAAATCCTCAAGACGAGGTGTCCTCCCTCCCCGCTGGAAAACATCATCAAAAGAAAAGAGAAATTTCAGGCCCATGTGGTCTACGGATTTTTAGGAACAACAGTAAAGAATCGGGAAAGGTACTCCCTCGACATGCTAAGCGCCATCCTGTCGGGCCAGGGGGGGCGACTCTTTCTGGAGCTTCGTGATAAACAGGGACTCGCCTACACGGTCTCTTTCCAGGCCCAGGAGGGGGTCGAAGAGGGGTATCTGATGTTTTATATCGGATGTGACCCTCAAAAACTCGATCTTTCTCTTCAGGGAATGGAAAAGGAGCTCGAAAAAATCACAACGCATCCCCCGACGCCGGAAGAGATGGAAAGGGCCAAAAGGTATCTGATTGGCAATTACGAGATGGAGCTGCAGAAGAACTCCACCGTCGCCTCACTCATTGCAAGCAATGAAATTCTCGGAATCGGGTGGAAAGAGATGCATCGCTACCCTCAAGAGATCGAAAAAGTCACCGCCGAGGCGGTTCTGGCCGTCGCCAAGAAGTATATCCGTAAACAGAATTCGGTGTTGTCAATCGTAAGACCGTAA
- a CDS encoding histidine phosphatase family protein: MLEILLLRHGQTDWNKGGRVMGRRPIPINKVGRRESELVAQLLKNVKVDYLYASPVLRAVQTARIVMRSRRIKLETAPELAEVEYGSWVGRTFEDVSREKQYRIYHTTPRLAHPPGGERLTDVQKRSLAFIEALKKRHRRGSVLLVTHADVIRSILIHYLNMDLNDMLRMQIDNGSLSILRVEKRSTDVVAVNYIPAIEKLFEGRPTDRIASLPGHDGSDPV; this comes from the coding sequence ATGCTTGAAATCCTCCTCCTTCGTCATGGACAGACCGACTGGAACAAAGGGGGGCGTGTTATGGGGCGTCGTCCGATCCCTATCAACAAGGTGGGGCGTAGAGAATCGGAACTGGTTGCCCAACTCCTCAAGAATGTGAAGGTCGACTATCTTTATGCGAGCCCGGTTCTTCGGGCGGTTCAGACGGCACGGATTGTCATGCGCAGTCGAAGAATCAAATTGGAGACGGCTCCCGAACTGGCCGAGGTGGAATACGGTTCCTGGGTCGGCAGGACATTTGAGGATGTCAGTCGTGAGAAGCAGTACCGAATTTACCATACGACCCCTCGTTTGGCCCATCCGCCGGGGGGTGAAAGGCTGACCGATGTTCAGAAGAGGAGCCTTGCCTTTATCGAGGCGTTGAAGAAGAGGCATCGGAGGGGGTCGGTTCTTTTGGTGACCCATGCTGATGTGATTCGGTCGATTCTGATTCACTACCTGAATATGGACTTAAATGACATGCTCCGGATGCAGATTGATAACGGGTCCCTTTCCATTCTCCGGGTCGAGAAGAGGTCGACCGATGTTGTTGCCGTGAACTACATTCCGGCCATCGAGAAACTTTTTGAAGGCCGGCCGACGGATCGCATTGCCTCTTTACCGGGACATGACGGGTCTGATCCTGTATGA
- the ligA gene encoding NAD-dependent DNA ligase LigA: MSRRSSRDSVEELEEKIRHHNRLYFEKNAPVISDPDFDSLVRKLKKIRPGSPVLSEIPADFSVQEKEFKKVTHLSPMLSLDKGYSEQEVLEWAGKFDGDLIASPKIDGCATELRYNEKGELFLAATRGDGMVGEEITPNARMILDIPQKISPFRGGLEIRGEIYMRLSVFEKYKKEFANPRNLAAGAIKQKNPRKTSQYSLSFFGYDVLGTPFETEAEKIRLLKLFRFPTVEMRGVVKTKIQEMFDYFLSKRATLDYETDGVVFKVNRIDEQKRLGFTAHHPRFAIAYKFQGDSGITTLEEVEWSVARSGTITPVGVVRPVELSGAMVSRVSLHNYGLMKALGLRRGSKVLMTRRGGVIPKLESVVEAGRGGPFMPPKRCPSCSLATEVRDDFLYCTNPKGCRKTKMEELEHFIKVIECDGFGEKLIVQLYDNGFVKDPSDFFHLKKEDLLELERMGDVLATKLIGNIQARRELPLDLFLRSLGIRELAKHTSKILVREFKTLDCILAVTEEELSAIHTIGPVIAREVVEGLKLRKGLLERLLKYVNVRAPLAAPKEGVQSAGSLQNKKFLFTGSLLSMERPKAEKLVERLGGEIASGVTKDLDYLVVGDGGGAGSKLEK; the protein is encoded by the coding sequence ATGAGCCGACGATCCTCCCGGGACAGTGTGGAGGAGCTGGAAGAAAAAATCCGACACCACAACCGGCTCTATTTTGAAAAAAATGCGCCGGTCATTTCCGACCCGGACTTTGACAGCCTCGTTCGTAAACTTAAAAAAATAAGGCCGGGCTCGCCGGTTTTATCCGAAATTCCCGCCGATTTCTCTGTTCAAGAAAAAGAGTTCAAGAAGGTGACTCACTTAAGTCCGATGCTCTCTCTCGATAAAGGATATTCTGAGCAAGAGGTTCTGGAGTGGGCCGGAAAGTTTGACGGAGATCTGATCGCCTCCCCCAAGATTGACGGTTGTGCAACGGAACTCCGCTACAATGAAAAGGGGGAGTTGTTTTTGGCGGCAACGCGTGGTGACGGGATGGTCGGGGAGGAGATCACGCCAAATGCCCGAATGATTTTGGATATCCCGCAAAAAATCTCGCCATTTCGTGGGGGGCTGGAGATACGCGGTGAAATCTATATGCGGCTTTCTGTCTTTGAGAAATATAAAAAGGAGTTTGCCAATCCACGCAACCTCGCAGCTGGTGCGATCAAGCAGAAGAACCCACGAAAGACCTCTCAATACAGCCTCTCATTTTTTGGTTATGATGTCTTGGGGACCCCTTTTGAAACCGAGGCCGAAAAGATCCGCCTTTTAAAATTGTTTCGCTTTCCGACCGTTGAGATGCGGGGAGTGGTGAAGACAAAAATTCAAGAGATGTTTGACTATTTTCTCTCCAAACGGGCCACTCTTGATTATGAGACCGATGGCGTTGTCTTTAAAGTCAATCGCATTGATGAGCAGAAGCGGCTTGGATTTACCGCCCATCACCCGCGTTTTGCAATTGCCTACAAGTTTCAGGGGGATTCAGGGATAACTACCTTAGAAGAGGTGGAGTGGTCTGTTGCGCGGTCGGGGACGATCACGCCGGTGGGTGTCGTTCGGCCAGTGGAACTTTCCGGTGCGATGGTGAGCCGTGTCTCTCTCCACAACTATGGTCTTATGAAGGCGTTAGGTCTTAGACGTGGTTCGAAGGTTTTGATGACACGGCGGGGCGGGGTCATTCCAAAGCTGGAATCGGTTGTTGAGGCGGGACGGGGGGGGCCTTTTATGCCTCCGAAGAGATGCCCCTCGTGCTCTCTGGCGACAGAAGTTCGAGATGATTTTCTCTACTGCACTAATCCAAAAGGATGTCGAAAGACAAAAATGGAGGAGTTGGAACATTTCATCAAGGTGATCGAGTGCGACGGCTTTGGCGAAAAACTGATCGTCCAGCTTTATGACAACGGTTTTGTGAAGGATCCCTCTGATTTCTTCCACCTTAAAAAAGAGGATCTTCTGGAGCTGGAGCGGATGGGTGATGTTCTTGCCACGAAACTGATTGGAAATATTCAGGCAAGACGTGAGCTCCCCCTCGATCTGTTTCTCAGATCCTTGGGAATCCGGGAGCTGGCGAAACACACCTCAAAAATTCTCGTCAGGGAGTTCAAGACGCTCGATTGTATTCTGGCAGTGACTGAGGAAGAGCTCTCGGCGATCCATACCATTGGTCCTGTCATTGCACGGGAGGTCGTGGAGGGGTTGAAGTTAAGGAAGGGGTTACTTGAGAGATTGTTGAAGTATGTAAATGTAAGGGCGCCGCTTGCTGCACCCAAGGAAGGAGTCCAGTCAGCAGGATCCCTACAAAATAAAAAATTCCTCTTTACGGGCTCTCTTCTCTCCATGGAGCGCCCCAAGGCGGAAAAATTAGTTGAACGTTTGGGTGGAGAGATCGCGAGTGGTGTGACGAAAGACCTCGATTATCTCGTGGTCGGTGATGGGGGCGGTGCCGGGTCTAAACTGGAGAAATAA